Proteins encoded in a region of the Patagioenas fasciata isolate bPatFas1 chromosome 21, bPatFas1.hap1, whole genome shotgun sequence genome:
- the IKBKE gene encoding inhibitor of nuclear factor kappa-B kinase subunit epsilon isoform X5, with protein MQSTPNYLWSTEDLLGQGATASVYKARNKKSGELVAVKVFNNASYLRPQEVQMREFEMLRKLNHKNIVKLFAVEETGSSKQKVLVMEFCSSGSLLNVLEDPANAFGLAESEFLIVLQCVDPLRDAAAGTGCALQWGSARAMPCCVLTYPLHSPVAGMNHLRENGVVHRDIKPGNIMRLMGEDGQSIYKLTDFGAARELDDDEKFVSVYGTEEYLHPDMYKRAVLRKPQQKAFGVTVDLWSIGVTFYHAATGSLPFVPFGGPRRNKEIMYKITTEKPPGAIAGVQRQENGSIEWSYELPVTCQLSTGLKDQLIPILANILEVDQEKCWGFDQFFAETNDILHRIVVDVFSLQQASLHRIYIHSYNTTTKFLDAVFKQTNIVPHHQEYFFEGHLYELDPNLQADHFYRTTENNPLTLLSTAEHPEEVVGVRYRDPTLDFPKFVPKVDVVADCSAAKSAVGAGYQTLRIARALRRCRELLARALHWVIGNLKTECSRILEQKRGAFSMLACLQLTEVRGCSWRQRGAGSEGRGRGEDQAADGESVRGREHPQRSEQPPPSSPPHLQVSEELSQCSHSIFDFEGVLNGLLSELVKHRQQVHEDKSIQQIECCVEKMQLIYKQFKKARTCLRLGYNEEQIHKLDKVNLGHLARKVLLIFQDDCVQRYQEALTLHGRRMRKVYEIKKHLKRLSNRISACSVEMTECQDCLHSVLDRFLQTEKRSLAPVPPAPSPVHLSQARQEMAFRMQELLEQMRSVTCDLQFNNGIIERLFPAQHWQLLTAMEKWVVSISG; from the exons ATGCAGAGCACCCCAAACTACCTGTGGAGCACGGAGGACCTCCTGGGCCAGGGTGCCACGGCCTCTGTCTACAAAGCTCGCAACAAG AAATCAGGGGAGCTGGTTGCTGTGAAGGTCTTTAATAACGCCAGCTACCTCCGGCCCCAGGAGGTCCAGATGAGAGAGTTCGAGATGCTGAGGAAGCTGAACCATAAAAACATTGTCAAATTATTTGCTGTGGAGGAGACG GGCAGCAGCAAGCAGAAGGTGCTGGTGATGGAGTTCTGCTCGAGCGGCAGCTTGCTGAACGTGCTGGAGGACCCGGCGAATGCTTTTGGCTTGGCCGAGTCCGAGTTCCTCATCGTGCTGCAGTGTGTGG ATCCGCTCCGGGACGCAGCTGCAGGAACAGGCTGTGCCCTGCAATGGGGGAGCGCAAGGGCCATGCCCTGTTGTGTGCTCACTTATCCTCTCCATTCCCCCG tggcAGGGATGAACCACCTCCGTGAGAACGGCGTCGTCCACAGAGACATCAAACCCGGCAACATCATGCGGCTCATGGGGGAAGACGGGCAAAGCATCTACAAGCTGACAGATTTTGGGGCCGCCCGTGAGCTGGATGATGATGAAAAGTTTGTGTCTGTGTATGGGACGGAGGAATATCTC CACCCAGACATGTACAAGCGAGCGGTCCTGCGCAAGCCACAGCAGAAGGCGTTCGGTGTCACCGTTGACCTCTGGAGTATCGGTGTCACCTTCTACCACGCTGCCACCGGCAGCCTCCCCTTCGTCCCCTTTGGGGGACCTCGCAGGAACAAGGAGATCAT GTATAAAATCACCACCGAGAAGCCTCCCGGAGCCATCGCGGGGGTCCAGAGGCAGGAGAATGGAAGCATCGAGTGGAGCTATGAGCTGCCTGTCACCTGCCAACTCTCCAC GGGGCTGAAGGACCAGCTGATCCCCATTTTGGCTAACATCCTGGAGGTGGACCAGGAGAAATGCTGGGGATTCGACCAGTTTTTCGCAGAAACCAATGACATTTTGCACAGGATTGTGGTCGACGTCTTCTCCCTGCAGCAGGCTTCCTTGCATCGCATCTACATCCACTCCTACAACAC tacCACCAAGTTTTTAGATGCTGTCTTCAAGCAAACAAACATCGTCCCTCACCACCAAGAATATTTTTTTGAAGGTCATCTGTATGAGTTGGATCCTAACCTACAAGCTGATCATTTCTACAGAACCACAGAGAACAACCCTCTGACCTTGCTGAGCACTGCGGAGCACCCAGAAGAGGTGGTAGGAGTCAGATACAGAGACC CCACACTTGACTTTCCAAAGTTTGTCCCCAAGGTGGACGTGGTGGCCGATTGCAGCGCGGCCAAG AGTGCGGTGGGCGCTGGGTACCAGACGCTGCGCATCGCCCGGGCCCTGCGGCGCTGCCGGGAGCTGCTGGCCAGAGCTCTGCACTGGGTGAT CGGGAACCTGAAAACAGAGTGTTCGAGGATTTTGGAGCAGAAGAGAGGGGCTTTTTCCATGCTCGCCTGCCTGCAGCTCACCGAG GTACGAGGCTGCTCCTGGAGGCAGCGGGGTGCCGGCTCTGAAGGACGTGGCCGTGGTGAAGACCAGGCTGCAGACGGTGAGTCCGTGCGGGGCCGGGAGCATCCGCAGCGTTCGGAGCAGCcgcctccatcctctcctccccacctgcAGGTCTCCGAGGAGCTGTCTCAGTGCTCCCACAGCATCTTTGACTTCGAAGGAGTGCTGAATGGCCTTTTGTCTGAACTGGTGAAGCACAGGCAACAAGTGCACGAAGACAAAAG CATCCAGCAGATCGAGTGCTGTGTGGAGAAGATGCAGCTGATCTACAAGCAGTTCAAGAAGGCCAGGACGTGTCTGC GGCTGGGCTACAACGAGGAACAAATACACAAGCTGGATAA GGTGAATTTAGGGCACCTGGCCAGGAAGGTTCTGTTGATTTTCCAGGACGACTGTGTCCAGCGCTACCAGGAGGCTCTGACCCTCCACGGCAGGAGGATGAG GAAAGTCTACGAGATAAAGAAGCATCTGAAGAGGCTCAGCAACCGCATCAGCGCCTGCAGCGTGGAGATGACGGAGTGCCAGGACTGCCTGCACAGC GTTCTGGACAGGTTTCTCCAGACGGAGAAACGGAGTTTGGCCCCGGTTCCTCCCGCGCCTTCACCTGTCCATCTGAGCCAGGCACGCCAGGAGATGGCTTTTCG GATGCAGGAGCTCCTGGAGCAGATGAGGTCGGTAACTTGTGATCTCCAGTTCAACAACGGCATCATCGAGCG CCTTTTtcctgctcagcactggcagCTGCTCACTGCCATGGAGAAGTGGGTGGTTTCCATTTCTGGATGA
- the IKBKE gene encoding inhibitor of nuclear factor kappa-B kinase subunit epsilon isoform X7, whose protein sequence is MQSTPNYLWSTEDLLGQGATASVYKARNKKSGELVAVKVFNNASYLRPQEVQMREFEMLRKLNHKNIVKLFAVEETGSSKQKVLVMEFCSSGSLLNVLEDPANAFGLAESEFLIVLQCVVAGMNHLRENGVVHRDIKPGNIMRLMGEDGQSIYKLTDFGAARELDDDEKFVSVYGTEEYLHPDMYKRAVLRKPQQKAFGVTVDLWSIGVTFYHAATGSLPFVPFGGPRRNKEIMYKITTEKPPGAIAGVQRQENGSIEWSYELPVTCQLSTGLKDQLIPILANILEVDQEKCWGFDQFFAETNDILHRIVVDVFSLQQASLHRIYIHSYNTTTKFLDAVFKQTNIVPHHQEYFFEGHLYELDPNLQADHFYRTTENNPLTLLSTAEHPEEVVGVRYRDPTLDFPKFVPKVDVVADCSAAKSAVGAGYQTLRIARALRRCRELLARALHWVIGNLKTECSRILEQKRGAFSMLACLQLTEVKIHVLYEAAPGGSGVPALKDVAVVKTRLQTVSEELSQCSHSIFDFEGVLNGLLSELVKHRQQVHEDKSIQQIECCVEKMQLIYKQFKKARTCLRLGYNEEQIHKLDKVNLGHLARKVLLIFQDDCVQRYQEALTLHGRRMRKVYEIKKHLKRLSNRISACSVEMTECQDCLHSVLDRFLQTEKRSLAPVPPAPSPVHLSQARQEMAFRMQELLEQMRSVTCDLQFNNGIIERLFPAQHWQLLTAMEKWVVSISG, encoded by the exons ATGCAGAGCACCCCAAACTACCTGTGGAGCACGGAGGACCTCCTGGGCCAGGGTGCCACGGCCTCTGTCTACAAAGCTCGCAACAAG AAATCAGGGGAGCTGGTTGCTGTGAAGGTCTTTAATAACGCCAGCTACCTCCGGCCCCAGGAGGTCCAGATGAGAGAGTTCGAGATGCTGAGGAAGCTGAACCATAAAAACATTGTCAAATTATTTGCTGTGGAGGAGACG GGCAGCAGCAAGCAGAAGGTGCTGGTGATGGAGTTCTGCTCGAGCGGCAGCTTGCTGAACGTGCTGGAGGACCCGGCGAATGCTTTTGGCTTGGCCGAGTCCGAGTTCCTCATCGTGCTGCAGTGTGTGG tggcAGGGATGAACCACCTCCGTGAGAACGGCGTCGTCCACAGAGACATCAAACCCGGCAACATCATGCGGCTCATGGGGGAAGACGGGCAAAGCATCTACAAGCTGACAGATTTTGGGGCCGCCCGTGAGCTGGATGATGATGAAAAGTTTGTGTCTGTGTATGGGACGGAGGAATATCTC CACCCAGACATGTACAAGCGAGCGGTCCTGCGCAAGCCACAGCAGAAGGCGTTCGGTGTCACCGTTGACCTCTGGAGTATCGGTGTCACCTTCTACCACGCTGCCACCGGCAGCCTCCCCTTCGTCCCCTTTGGGGGACCTCGCAGGAACAAGGAGATCAT GTATAAAATCACCACCGAGAAGCCTCCCGGAGCCATCGCGGGGGTCCAGAGGCAGGAGAATGGAAGCATCGAGTGGAGCTATGAGCTGCCTGTCACCTGCCAACTCTCCAC GGGGCTGAAGGACCAGCTGATCCCCATTTTGGCTAACATCCTGGAGGTGGACCAGGAGAAATGCTGGGGATTCGACCAGTTTTTCGCAGAAACCAATGACATTTTGCACAGGATTGTGGTCGACGTCTTCTCCCTGCAGCAGGCTTCCTTGCATCGCATCTACATCCACTCCTACAACAC tacCACCAAGTTTTTAGATGCTGTCTTCAAGCAAACAAACATCGTCCCTCACCACCAAGAATATTTTTTTGAAGGTCATCTGTATGAGTTGGATCCTAACCTACAAGCTGATCATTTCTACAGAACCACAGAGAACAACCCTCTGACCTTGCTGAGCACTGCGGAGCACCCAGAAGAGGTGGTAGGAGTCAGATACAGAGACC CCACACTTGACTTTCCAAAGTTTGTCCCCAAGGTGGACGTGGTGGCCGATTGCAGCGCGGCCAAG AGTGCGGTGGGCGCTGGGTACCAGACGCTGCGCATCGCCCGGGCCCTGCGGCGCTGCCGGGAGCTGCTGGCCAGAGCTCTGCACTGGGTGAT CGGGAACCTGAAAACAGAGTGTTCGAGGATTTTGGAGCAGAAGAGAGGGGCTTTTTCCATGCTCGCCTGCCTGCAGCTCACCGAGGTGAAGATTCATGTGCT GTACGAGGCTGCTCCTGGAGGCAGCGGGGTGCCGGCTCTGAAGGACGTGGCCGTGGTGAAGACCAGGCTGCAGACG GTCTCCGAGGAGCTGTCTCAGTGCTCCCACAGCATCTTTGACTTCGAAGGAGTGCTGAATGGCCTTTTGTCTGAACTGGTGAAGCACAGGCAACAAGTGCACGAAGACAAAAG CATCCAGCAGATCGAGTGCTGTGTGGAGAAGATGCAGCTGATCTACAAGCAGTTCAAGAAGGCCAGGACGTGTCTGC GGCTGGGCTACAACGAGGAACAAATACACAAGCTGGATAA GGTGAATTTAGGGCACCTGGCCAGGAAGGTTCTGTTGATTTTCCAGGACGACTGTGTCCAGCGCTACCAGGAGGCTCTGACCCTCCACGGCAGGAGGATGAG GAAAGTCTACGAGATAAAGAAGCATCTGAAGAGGCTCAGCAACCGCATCAGCGCCTGCAGCGTGGAGATGACGGAGTGCCAGGACTGCCTGCACAGC GTTCTGGACAGGTTTCTCCAGACGGAGAAACGGAGTTTGGCCCCGGTTCCTCCCGCGCCTTCACCTGTCCATCTGAGCCAGGCACGCCAGGAGATGGCTTTTCG GATGCAGGAGCTCCTGGAGCAGATGAGGTCGGTAACTTGTGATCTCCAGTTCAACAACGGCATCATCGAGCG CCTTTTtcctgctcagcactggcagCTGCTCACTGCCATGGAGAAGTGGGTGGTTTCCATTTCTGGATGA
- the IKBKE gene encoding inhibitor of nuclear factor kappa-B kinase subunit epsilon isoform X2: MQSTPNYLWSTEDLLGQGATASVYKARNKKSGELVAVKVFNNASYLRPQEVQMREFEMLRKLNHKNIVKLFAVEETGSSKQKVLVMEFCSSGSLLNVLEDPANAFGLAESEFLIVLQCVDPLRDAAAGTGCALQWGSARAMPCCVLTYPLHSPGNLGPHLNATSPVACPFPVPFPVPTFKQSTPAPCTNAASPLCPVAGMNHLRENGVVHRDIKPGNIMRLMGEDGQSIYKLTDFGAARELDDDEKFVSVYGTEEYLHPDMYKRAVLRKPQQKAFGVTVDLWSIGVTFYHAATGSLPFVPFGGPRRNKEIMYKITTEKPPGAIAGVQRQENGSIEWSYELPVTCQLSTGLKDQLIPILANILEVDQEKCWGFDQFFAETNDILHRIVVDVFSLQQASLHRIYIHSYNTTTKFLDAVFKQTNIVPHHQEYFFEGHLYELDPNLQADHFYRTTENNPLTLLSTAEHPEEVVGVRYRDPTLDFPKFVPKVDVVADCSAAKSAVGAGYQTLRIARALRRCRELLARALHWVIGNLKTECSRILEQKRGAFSMLACLQLTEVRGCSWRQRGAGSEGRGRGEDQAADGESVRGREHPQRSEQPPPSSPPHLQVSEELSQCSHSIFDFEGVLNGLLSELVKHRQQVHEDKSIQQIECCVEKMQLIYKQFKKARTCLRLGYNEEQIHKLDKVNLGHLARKVLLIFQDDCVQRYQEALTLHGRRMRKVYEIKKHLKRLSNRISACSVEMTECQDCLHSVLDRFLQTEKRSLAPVPPAPSPVHLSQARQEMAFRMQELLEQMRSVTCDLQFNNGIIERLNRAAPTPGV; this comes from the exons ATGCAGAGCACCCCAAACTACCTGTGGAGCACGGAGGACCTCCTGGGCCAGGGTGCCACGGCCTCTGTCTACAAAGCTCGCAACAAG AAATCAGGGGAGCTGGTTGCTGTGAAGGTCTTTAATAACGCCAGCTACCTCCGGCCCCAGGAGGTCCAGATGAGAGAGTTCGAGATGCTGAGGAAGCTGAACCATAAAAACATTGTCAAATTATTTGCTGTGGAGGAGACG GGCAGCAGCAAGCAGAAGGTGCTGGTGATGGAGTTCTGCTCGAGCGGCAGCTTGCTGAACGTGCTGGAGGACCCGGCGAATGCTTTTGGCTTGGCCGAGTCCGAGTTCCTCATCGTGCTGCAGTGTGTGG ATCCGCTCCGGGACGCAGCTGCAGGAACAGGCTGTGCCCTGCAATGGGGGAGCGCAAGGGCCATGCCCTGTTGTGTGCTCACTTATCCTCTCCATTCCCCCGGTAACCTTGGTCCCCATTTAAATGCAACCAGCCCTGTGGCTTGTCCCTTCCCTGTCCCTTTTCCTGTCCCTACATTCAAACAAAGCACGCCAGCCCCATGCACAAACGCTGcctcccccttgtgcccagtggcAGGGATGAACCACCTCCGTGAGAACGGCGTCGTCCACAGAGACATCAAACCCGGCAACATCATGCGGCTCATGGGGGAAGACGGGCAAAGCATCTACAAGCTGACAGATTTTGGGGCCGCCCGTGAGCTGGATGATGATGAAAAGTTTGTGTCTGTGTATGGGACGGAGGAATATCTC CACCCAGACATGTACAAGCGAGCGGTCCTGCGCAAGCCACAGCAGAAGGCGTTCGGTGTCACCGTTGACCTCTGGAGTATCGGTGTCACCTTCTACCACGCTGCCACCGGCAGCCTCCCCTTCGTCCCCTTTGGGGGACCTCGCAGGAACAAGGAGATCAT GTATAAAATCACCACCGAGAAGCCTCCCGGAGCCATCGCGGGGGTCCAGAGGCAGGAGAATGGAAGCATCGAGTGGAGCTATGAGCTGCCTGTCACCTGCCAACTCTCCAC GGGGCTGAAGGACCAGCTGATCCCCATTTTGGCTAACATCCTGGAGGTGGACCAGGAGAAATGCTGGGGATTCGACCAGTTTTTCGCAGAAACCAATGACATTTTGCACAGGATTGTGGTCGACGTCTTCTCCCTGCAGCAGGCTTCCTTGCATCGCATCTACATCCACTCCTACAACAC tacCACCAAGTTTTTAGATGCTGTCTTCAAGCAAACAAACATCGTCCCTCACCACCAAGAATATTTTTTTGAAGGTCATCTGTATGAGTTGGATCCTAACCTACAAGCTGATCATTTCTACAGAACCACAGAGAACAACCCTCTGACCTTGCTGAGCACTGCGGAGCACCCAGAAGAGGTGGTAGGAGTCAGATACAGAGACC CCACACTTGACTTTCCAAAGTTTGTCCCCAAGGTGGACGTGGTGGCCGATTGCAGCGCGGCCAAG AGTGCGGTGGGCGCTGGGTACCAGACGCTGCGCATCGCCCGGGCCCTGCGGCGCTGCCGGGAGCTGCTGGCCAGAGCTCTGCACTGGGTGAT CGGGAACCTGAAAACAGAGTGTTCGAGGATTTTGGAGCAGAAGAGAGGGGCTTTTTCCATGCTCGCCTGCCTGCAGCTCACCGAG GTACGAGGCTGCTCCTGGAGGCAGCGGGGTGCCGGCTCTGAAGGACGTGGCCGTGGTGAAGACCAGGCTGCAGACGGTGAGTCCGTGCGGGGCCGGGAGCATCCGCAGCGTTCGGAGCAGCcgcctccatcctctcctccccacctgcAGGTCTCCGAGGAGCTGTCTCAGTGCTCCCACAGCATCTTTGACTTCGAAGGAGTGCTGAATGGCCTTTTGTCTGAACTGGTGAAGCACAGGCAACAAGTGCACGAAGACAAAAG CATCCAGCAGATCGAGTGCTGTGTGGAGAAGATGCAGCTGATCTACAAGCAGTTCAAGAAGGCCAGGACGTGTCTGC GGCTGGGCTACAACGAGGAACAAATACACAAGCTGGATAA GGTGAATTTAGGGCACCTGGCCAGGAAGGTTCTGTTGATTTTCCAGGACGACTGTGTCCAGCGCTACCAGGAGGCTCTGACCCTCCACGGCAGGAGGATGAG GAAAGTCTACGAGATAAAGAAGCATCTGAAGAGGCTCAGCAACCGCATCAGCGCCTGCAGCGTGGAGATGACGGAGTGCCAGGACTGCCTGCACAGC GTTCTGGACAGGTTTCTCCAGACGGAGAAACGGAGTTTGGCCCCGGTTCCTCCCGCGCCTTCACCTGTCCATCTGAGCCAGGCACGCCAGGAGATGGCTTTTCG GATGCAGGAGCTCCTGGAGCAGATGAGGTCGGTAACTTGTGATCTCCAGTTCAACAACGGCATCATCGAGCG GTTAAACAGGGCTGCCCCCACTCCCGGTGTGTGA
- the IKBKE gene encoding inhibitor of nuclear factor kappa-B kinase subunit epsilon isoform X8, which translates to MQSTPNYLWSTEDLLGQGATASVYKARNKKSGELVAVKVFNNASYLRPQEVQMREFEMLRKLNHKNIVKLFAVEETGSSKQKVLVMEFCSSGSLLNVLEDPANAFGLAESEFLIVLQCVVAGMNHLRENGVVHRDIKPGNIMRLMGEDGQSIYKLTDFGAARELDDDEKFVSVYGTEEYLHPDMYKRAVLRKPQQKAFGVTVDLWSIGVTFYHAATGSLPFVPFGGPRRNKEIMYKITTEKPPGAIAGVQRQENGSIEWSYELPVTCQLSTGLKDQLIPILANILEVDQEKCWGFDQFFAETNDILHRIVVDVFSLQQASLHRIYIHSYNTTTKFLDAVFKQTNIVPHHQEYFFEGHLYELDPNLQADHFYRTTENNPLTLLSTAEHPEEVVGVRYRDPTLDFPKFVPKVDVVADCSAAKSAVGAGYQTLRIARALRRCRELLARALHWVIGNLKTECSRILEQKRGAFSMLACLQLTEVKIHVLYEAAPGGSGVPALKDVAVVKTRLQTVSEELSQCSHSIFDFEGVLNGLLSELVKHRQQVHEDKSIQQIECCVEKMQLIYKQFKKARTCLRLGYNEEQIHKLDKVNLGHLARKVLLIFQDDCVQRYQEALTLHGRRMRKVYEIKKHLKRLSNRISACSVEMTECQDCLHSVLDRFLQTEKRSLAPVPPAPSPVHLSQARQEMAFRMQELLEQMRSVTCDLQFNNGIIERLNRAAPTPGV; encoded by the exons ATGCAGAGCACCCCAAACTACCTGTGGAGCACGGAGGACCTCCTGGGCCAGGGTGCCACGGCCTCTGTCTACAAAGCTCGCAACAAG AAATCAGGGGAGCTGGTTGCTGTGAAGGTCTTTAATAACGCCAGCTACCTCCGGCCCCAGGAGGTCCAGATGAGAGAGTTCGAGATGCTGAGGAAGCTGAACCATAAAAACATTGTCAAATTATTTGCTGTGGAGGAGACG GGCAGCAGCAAGCAGAAGGTGCTGGTGATGGAGTTCTGCTCGAGCGGCAGCTTGCTGAACGTGCTGGAGGACCCGGCGAATGCTTTTGGCTTGGCCGAGTCCGAGTTCCTCATCGTGCTGCAGTGTGTGG tggcAGGGATGAACCACCTCCGTGAGAACGGCGTCGTCCACAGAGACATCAAACCCGGCAACATCATGCGGCTCATGGGGGAAGACGGGCAAAGCATCTACAAGCTGACAGATTTTGGGGCCGCCCGTGAGCTGGATGATGATGAAAAGTTTGTGTCTGTGTATGGGACGGAGGAATATCTC CACCCAGACATGTACAAGCGAGCGGTCCTGCGCAAGCCACAGCAGAAGGCGTTCGGTGTCACCGTTGACCTCTGGAGTATCGGTGTCACCTTCTACCACGCTGCCACCGGCAGCCTCCCCTTCGTCCCCTTTGGGGGACCTCGCAGGAACAAGGAGATCAT GTATAAAATCACCACCGAGAAGCCTCCCGGAGCCATCGCGGGGGTCCAGAGGCAGGAGAATGGAAGCATCGAGTGGAGCTATGAGCTGCCTGTCACCTGCCAACTCTCCAC GGGGCTGAAGGACCAGCTGATCCCCATTTTGGCTAACATCCTGGAGGTGGACCAGGAGAAATGCTGGGGATTCGACCAGTTTTTCGCAGAAACCAATGACATTTTGCACAGGATTGTGGTCGACGTCTTCTCCCTGCAGCAGGCTTCCTTGCATCGCATCTACATCCACTCCTACAACAC tacCACCAAGTTTTTAGATGCTGTCTTCAAGCAAACAAACATCGTCCCTCACCACCAAGAATATTTTTTTGAAGGTCATCTGTATGAGTTGGATCCTAACCTACAAGCTGATCATTTCTACAGAACCACAGAGAACAACCCTCTGACCTTGCTGAGCACTGCGGAGCACCCAGAAGAGGTGGTAGGAGTCAGATACAGAGACC CCACACTTGACTTTCCAAAGTTTGTCCCCAAGGTGGACGTGGTGGCCGATTGCAGCGCGGCCAAG AGTGCGGTGGGCGCTGGGTACCAGACGCTGCGCATCGCCCGGGCCCTGCGGCGCTGCCGGGAGCTGCTGGCCAGAGCTCTGCACTGGGTGAT CGGGAACCTGAAAACAGAGTGTTCGAGGATTTTGGAGCAGAAGAGAGGGGCTTTTTCCATGCTCGCCTGCCTGCAGCTCACCGAGGTGAAGATTCATGTGCT GTACGAGGCTGCTCCTGGAGGCAGCGGGGTGCCGGCTCTGAAGGACGTGGCCGTGGTGAAGACCAGGCTGCAGACG GTCTCCGAGGAGCTGTCTCAGTGCTCCCACAGCATCTTTGACTTCGAAGGAGTGCTGAATGGCCTTTTGTCTGAACTGGTGAAGCACAGGCAACAAGTGCACGAAGACAAAAG CATCCAGCAGATCGAGTGCTGTGTGGAGAAGATGCAGCTGATCTACAAGCAGTTCAAGAAGGCCAGGACGTGTCTGC GGCTGGGCTACAACGAGGAACAAATACACAAGCTGGATAA GGTGAATTTAGGGCACCTGGCCAGGAAGGTTCTGTTGATTTTCCAGGACGACTGTGTCCAGCGCTACCAGGAGGCTCTGACCCTCCACGGCAGGAGGATGAG GAAAGTCTACGAGATAAAGAAGCATCTGAAGAGGCTCAGCAACCGCATCAGCGCCTGCAGCGTGGAGATGACGGAGTGCCAGGACTGCCTGCACAGC GTTCTGGACAGGTTTCTCCAGACGGAGAAACGGAGTTTGGCCCCGGTTCCTCCCGCGCCTTCACCTGTCCATCTGAGCCAGGCACGCCAGGAGATGGCTTTTCG GATGCAGGAGCTCCTGGAGCAGATGAGGTCGGTAACTTGTGATCTCCAGTTCAACAACGGCATCATCGAGCG GTTAAACAGGGCTGCCCCCACTCCCGGTGTGTGA